One window of the Camelina sativa cultivar DH55 chromosome 1, Cs, whole genome shotgun sequence genome contains the following:
- the LOC104783941 gene encoding protein DMR6-LIKE OXYGENASE 1-like, with amino-acid sequence MGDLGEAFIQAPEHKPNTHLINSGDLISPDEIPTIDLSSLKDPDHDKTAIAKEIADACKRWGFFQVVNHGLPSDLRRRVDETAAEFFNLTTDEKRKVKRDEVNPMGYHDEEHTKNVRDWKEIFDFFLQDSTIAPATTEPEDTDLRRLTNQWPQNPSQFREICQEYAREVEKLAFKLLELISISLGLPGDRLAGFFNDQTSFVRFNHYPPCPNPDLALGVGRHKDAGAITVLAQDSVGGLQVSRRSDGQWIPVTPNPDALIINIGNCIQVWTNDKYWSAEHRVVVNSSKERFSIPFFFFPSHEVNIEPLEELISEDNPPCYKMYNWGKFFVSRNRSDYKKLEVENIQIDHFKA; translated from the exons ATGGGAGATCTCGGAGAAGCTTTTATCCAAGCTCCAGAACACAAACCCAACACACACCTCATTAACTCCGGTGATCTCATTTCCCCCGACGAGATCCCGACCATCgacctctcttctctcaaagaTCCAGATCATGACAAGACGGCCATCGCCAAGGAGATTGCAGATGCATGCAAGAGATGGGGATTTTTCCAGGTGGTCAACCACGGCTTGCCTTCGGATTTAAGGCGTCGTGTAGATGAGACAGCGGCTGAGTTTTTCAACCTAACGACGGATGAGAAGAGGAAAGTTAAAAGAGACGAAGTGAATCCTATGGGTTACCACGACGAGGAACACACCAAGAACGTTAGAGACTGGAAGgagatttttgatttctttttacAGGATTCGACGATCGCTCCGGCGACAACCGAGCCGGAAGATACTGATCTCAGAAGGCTCACCAACCAATGGCCTCAAAACCCTTCTCAATTCAG AGAGATATGCCAAGAATATGCAAGAGAAGTTGAGAAGTTAGCTTTTAAGCTCTTGGAACTTATCTCCATTAGTTTGGGTCTACCTGGTGATCGCTTAGCCGGCTTCTTCAATGACCAAACTAGTTTTGTGCGGTTTAACCATTACCCTCCTTGCCCGAACCCCGACCTAGCATTAGGTGTTGGACGCCACAAAGACGCAGGAGCAATAACCGTCCTTGCCCAAGATAGTGTAGGTGGGTTACAAGTGAGTCGTAGATCCGATGGACAATGGATCCCCGTGACACCGAACCCGGATGCTTTGATCATTAACATTGGCAATTGTATTCAG GTTTGGACAAATGATAAATATTGGAGTGCAGAGCATAGAGTGGTGGTGAACTCAAGCAAAGAGAGgttctcaatacccttcttctttttcccgtCACATGAAGTCAACATTGAACCATTGGAAGAGCTTATAAGTGAAGACAACCCGCCTTGTTACAAAATGTACAATTGGGGAAAGTTCTTTGTTTCAAGAAACAGAAGTGATTACAAGAAGCTCGAGGTTGAGAACATCCAGATTGATCACTTCAAGGCTTAG
- the LOC104705478 gene encoding uncharacterized protein LOC104705478, giving the protein MMINFAENIANFAASSGKKHVIVLSSLDFQRLHNLDMSRGPQVYYLSNAGSEGKDDNCEKLGFGRLNEYDSEGRCWKYLSSVFEKNSEEELTFPSEDELEDIDYYPSLPFAALFSAFKAKGLKVTCLLCYCSEGDNINK; this is encoded by the exons ATGATGATTAATTTTGCGGAGAATATAGCCAATTTTGCTGCTTCAAGTGGAAAGAAGCATGTTATTGTGCTATCCAGTTTAGACTTCCAAAGGCTGCATAACTTGGATATGTCAAG AGGCCCGCAGGTGTATTATCTGTCTAACGCGGGATCGGAAGGAAAAGATGATAACTGTGAGAAACTCGGATTTGGAAGATTGAACGAGTATGATTCAGAAGGAAGATGTTGGAAGTACCTTAGCTCCGTCTTTGAGAAGAACAGTGAAGAAGAGTTGACCTTCCCTTCAGAAGATGAACTCGAAGACATCGACTACTACCCAAGCTTGCCATTTGCAGCTCTTTTCTCAGCTTTTAAG GCAAAAGGCTTGAAGGTGACATGTCTGCTATGTTACTGTTCTGAAGGAGACAACATTAATAAATAG